DNA sequence from the Oceanibaculum indicum P24 genome:
TACGAATTACCGTCCTTTGATGGGACGCCATTGCGGCCGGATATACCGGCCGCCGCCGGCAGGCTCAGCTCTTGGCCGGCTCGTTCTTCTTGGTATCGTCAGCGGGCGTGGAGTTCGTGCTGGCGGTATTCGCGGGCTGGGACGGCGTCTGGTCCAGCGTCTTCGCCGGTTCGGGTGCCGTCTCGTCCTCGTCCTTCATGCCGGACTTGAAGCTTTTGACCCCCTTGGCGACATCGCCCATCACCTTCGGCAGCTTGCCCGCGCCAAAGATGATCAGGACGATCACCAGAATGAGGATAACCTGCCAAAAACCGATGCTCATGGTACCAATTCTCCGATGCTTCCCGTATTCCGGGGGTAATCAGCTTGTTTGTCTCGTTCCAACTGGTGCTACCGCCCTGACTTGTGCCGGGATAATGGCACGAAGCCCAACGGCAGGCAACGCGTCCTCATGCCCGAAATTTCGGGTCAGCAATCCTGCCCTGCCGGGAAGATGAATATCTGCCTCGGGTCGAGGGAAATCGGTAGCTTCTCACCCTCCTGCGGCAGGAAAAGTCCCGGCACGCGGCAATGCAAGTGCAGGGGCTCTCCTTCCACACCAACCGTATCGAGTTCCAGATGGATCAGGCTGGCGCGGCCGAGCATGCGCGCGGTCAGGACACGGGCCACACCCTGCCCGTCGCCCGACATCGCCTCCGCGCCAAGTTTCAGTGCTTCGGGGCGCATGATCACCTCGACCGCAGCGCCATCGGGAAAGCCCGGCGCCGGCAGCCGGCCGAGCGGTGTGGCGACATGGCCGCCCTGCACCGTTCCGGCGATCCGGTTCACGTCCGAAAAGAAGCCGGCAACATAGGCGCTGGCCGGCCGGTAGTAGATGTCCACTGGCGATCCCAGCTGCAAGAGGCTGCCGGCGCGCATCACCGCGATGCGGTCGGCCATGAACATCGCCTCCTCCGCATCATGCGTGACCATCAGGGTGGCAGCGCCGCTGTGCTTCAGCGCATGCAGCGTGTCGTCGCGCACCTGGCTGCGCAGCTGCGCATCCAGGCCGGAGAACGGCTCGTCAAGCAGCACGATGCCAGGTTCAGGCGCCAGCGCGCGCGCCAGGGCCACGCGCTGCTGCTGGCCGCCGGACAGCTGGTGCGGGTAT
Encoded proteins:
- a CDS encoding ABC transporter ATP-binding protein, which gives rise to MQQAAMAQRAPETESKTDTDTAILRIESIVHHYGVNRAVAGVSLSIAPGEVVALVGPSGCGKTTMLRLCAGVETLQEGSISIAGRTVARPGASLPPEHRGVGFVFQDFALFPHLRVIDNVGFGLDRMPAAQRRQRALAVLDQVGMAAHAQKYPHQLSGGQQQRVALARALAPEPGIVLLDEPFSGLDAQLRSQVRDDTLHALKHSGAATLMVTHDAEEAMFMADRIAVMRAGSLLQLGSPVDIYYRPASAYVAGFFSDVNRIAGTVQGGHVATPLGRLPAPGFPDGAAVEVIMRPEALKLGAEAMSGDGQGVARVLTARMLGRASLIHLELDTVGVEGEPLHLHCRVPGLFLPQEGEKLPISLDPRQIFIFPAGQDC
- the tatA gene encoding twin-arginine translocase TatA/TatE family subunit, with amino-acid sequence MSIGFWQVILILVIVLIIFGAGKLPKVMGDVAKGVKSFKSGMKDEDETAPEPAKTLDQTPSQPANTASTNSTPADDTKKNEPAKS